The proteins below are encoded in one region of Halocatena salina:
- a CDS encoding peptidylprolyl isomerase → MSDNPHARLHTNHGTIEIELFEERAPRTVENFVGLATGEKEWTDPETGETKQGEPLYDDVLFHRIIEGFMIQGGDPTGTGRGGPGYQFDDEFHEELSHDGPGTVSMANSGPNTNGSQFFITLDAQPHLDDKHSVFGSVTDGLDVVNEIGSVETDSQDRPVEDVVLESVTIHR, encoded by the coding sequence ATGAGTGACAATCCGCACGCCCGACTGCACACGAACCACGGAACCATCGAGATCGAGTTGTTCGAAGAACGCGCCCCGCGCACCGTGGAGAACTTCGTTGGGCTTGCTACCGGCGAGAAAGAATGGACCGATCCCGAGACCGGCGAGACGAAACAGGGTGAGCCGTTGTACGATGACGTGCTCTTTCACCGCATCATCGAGGGCTTCATGATTCAGGGCGGGGATCCGACCGGCACGGGTCGAGGGGGGCCCGGCTACCAGTTTGACGATGAGTTCCACGAGGAACTGTCCCACGACGGGCCGGGCACCGTGTCGATGGCCAACTCCGGGCCGAACACCAACGGCTCGCAGTTTTTCATCACGCTCGACGCCCAACCCCATCTCGACGACAAACACTCCGTGTTCGGTTCAGTGACCGACGGGCTGGACGTTGTCAACGAAATCGGCTCAGTCGAGACCGACAGCCAGGACCGACCGGTTGAGGACGTGGTGCTCGAATCCGTCACGATTCACCGGTAA
- the mutL gene encoding DNA mismatch repair endonuclease MutL: MTVVRTLDTDTIERIAAGEVVTRPANVVTELVENALDAAATRISITVENGGLDRIQVSDDGHGMDEADAALAVERHTTSKIEDASDVDSVETLGFRGEALPSIAAVARLELTTKPSGSVGGTRVTVDEDKTVEPAGHGVGTTVEVTELFARLPARRAALGSSTQEFSHISRAVSRYALCHPDVRFRLVHDGNTVLSTPGTGRTDAILSVYDRSVAGQSTEFASEHETNEGVLRVEGSLVYPAVTRSKPTHVYTAVNGRALSETTIRNATIAGYGSLLASDRYPIAVVGVTLPPECVDVNVHPAKESVRFTDEQRVATAVERAVSETLSGTDLSRSAEFSFDDSSIDTERPATFEDVSVIGQFRELYLLCEDGDDLLVLDQHAAHERITYERLRERAGETIESVALDPPQTLSLTPTEATTVEEHHDAIEALGFHVEPFGNTTYRVTELPAPLGRVTDGDAVHDVLDAFLAGEEPEDPRDALLAELACHPSLRAGDTVSTEEAATLIEQLGACEQPYACPHGRPTVLSIDEATLARSFERSDIRFE; encoded by the coding sequence ATGACAGTCGTTAGAACACTCGATACTGACACCATCGAACGCATTGCAGCGGGTGAGGTGGTCACTCGTCCGGCAAACGTCGTCACCGAGCTCGTAGAAAACGCGCTCGATGCGGCTGCGACTCGGATATCGATCACTGTCGAGAACGGCGGACTCGACCGGATCCAAGTGAGCGACGACGGTCATGGGATGGACGAAGCCGACGCCGCGCTGGCCGTCGAGCGCCACACGACGAGCAAGATCGAAGACGCCTCGGATGTCGACAGCGTCGAGACGCTGGGATTTCGCGGCGAAGCGCTTCCGAGCATCGCCGCCGTCGCCCGCCTCGAACTGACGACCAAACCGTCCGGCTCCGTCGGCGGAACGCGTGTCACCGTCGATGAGGACAAGACGGTCGAACCGGCTGGGCATGGCGTCGGAACCACCGTCGAGGTGACGGAACTGTTCGCTCGGCTTCCCGCGCGGCGGGCGGCACTCGGGTCGTCCACACAGGAGTTCAGCCACATCAGCCGGGCTGTCTCCCGATACGCGCTCTGTCACCCCGACGTACGGTTCCGGCTCGTGCACGATGGGAACACGGTCCTGTCCACGCCGGGAACCGGGCGCACGGACGCCATCCTTTCAGTGTACGATCGGTCGGTCGCCGGACAGAGTACCGAGTTCGCCTCCGAACACGAAACGAACGAGGGCGTGCTCCGCGTTGAGGGATCGCTCGTCTATCCAGCCGTGACGCGATCGAAGCCGACACACGTCTACACCGCCGTCAACGGTCGCGCACTCTCCGAGACGACGATCCGGAACGCAACGATCGCGGGCTACGGCAGTCTCCTCGCTTCCGATCGATATCCGATCGCCGTCGTCGGCGTCACTCTCCCCCCTGAATGCGTCGACGTGAACGTCCACCCCGCCAAAGAATCCGTCCGGTTCACCGACGAGCAACGGGTGGCGACTGCCGTCGAGCGGGCGGTTTCGGAGACACTCTCCGGAACGGATCTTTCGCGGTCAGCCGAGTTTTCGTTCGATGACAGCTCGATCGACACCGAACGCCCAGCGACGTTCGAAGACGTTTCCGTCATCGGGCAGTTCCGTGAGCTGTATCTGCTCTGTGAGGACGGCGACGATCTGTTGGTGCTCGACCAACACGCGGCTCACGAGCGGATTACCTACGAGCGGCTCCGAGAACGGGCGGGCGAGACGATCGAATCGGTCGCGCTCGATCCGCCCCAGACGCTTTCGCTGACGCCGACGGAAGCCACGACAGTCGAGGAACACCACGACGCCATCGAGGCGCTTGGCTTTCACGTCGAGCCGTTCGGGAACACCACGTACCGAGTGACCGAACTGCCCGCGCCGCTCGGCCGGGTCACCGACGGCGATGCGGTCCACGACGTGCTCGATGCGTTCCTCGCTGGTGAGGAGCCCGAGGATCCACGCGATGCGCTGCTGGCCGAACTCGCCTGTCACCCCTCCCTGCGCGCCGGTGATACGGTTTCCACCGAGGAGGCTGCCACTCTCATCGAGCAACTCGGCGCGTGCGAACAGCCCTACGCGTGTCCGCACGGCAGACCTACCGTGCTCTCGATCGACGAGGCGACGCTGGCCCGGAGCTTCGAGCGATCGGACATCCGGTTCGAGTGA
- the glmS gene encoding glutamine--fructose-6-phosphate transaminase (isomerizing) produces the protein MCGIIGCAGRGGETLDTLMHGLSKLEYRGYDSAGVALSNEELSVRRKAGTLDALRSSLSSQTLLDGDDSTVEGDGLHDNPVGIGHTRWSTHGPPTDDNAHPHRDCTGRVAVIHNGIIENYQELRDELAAEGHEFHSDTDTEVVPHLIETALDTGMAPEEAVRSAVSRLEGAYAICAVIAGVDRVFAARNDSPLVLGISEEAYFLASDVPAFREFTDQVVYLDDGEFAVINKNGWRVTDVDGTVVEKSINTIEWDPEETGKSGYDHYMLKEIHEQPRALRQCLQGRVDELGGEVLLDELGALDPDTVQFVACGTSYHAALYGAQLFRSIGIPAQAFIASEYATSVPPIENDLVIGVTQSGETADTLSALREARHRGAKTLAVTNVVGSTAARECDEALYIRAGPEIGVAATKTFASQLITLSLLTLHLNGSEDDRDVIAGLRDLPSNVQAILDDTNAREIAEEYHDSDAYFFIGRGLHHPVALEGALKFKEISYEHAEGFPAGELKHGPLALVTENTPVFAVVTGDGEQARKTIGNVKEVEARDAPVIAVTDGASDVERYADHVLEIPESTPRTAALLANVQLQLVSYHAAALLDRPIDKPRNLAKSVTVE, from the coding sequence AAGCTCGAATACCGGGGGTACGATTCGGCTGGCGTCGCACTCTCGAACGAGGAACTCAGCGTTCGCCGAAAGGCAGGAACGCTCGATGCGCTGCGCTCTTCGCTTTCGTCTCAGACGTTGTTGGATGGCGACGACAGCACGGTCGAAGGCGACGGGCTACACGATAACCCGGTCGGGATCGGGCACACGCGATGGAGCACCCACGGCCCACCGACGGACGACAACGCTCACCCCCACCGGGACTGTACGGGTCGCGTTGCAGTCATCCACAACGGGATCATCGAAAACTACCAGGAACTCAGAGACGAGTTGGCGGCCGAGGGCCACGAGTTCCACAGCGACACGGACACGGAGGTTGTCCCTCACCTGATCGAAACCGCGCTCGACACCGGAATGGCCCCCGAGGAAGCCGTCCGCTCCGCGGTTTCGAGACTGGAGGGGGCGTACGCGATCTGCGCCGTTATCGCTGGCGTCGACCGGGTCTTTGCCGCACGTAACGACTCGCCGCTCGTGCTCGGGATCAGCGAGGAGGCGTATTTCCTCGCAAGCGACGTTCCGGCGTTCCGGGAGTTCACCGATCAGGTCGTCTACCTCGATGATGGCGAGTTCGCCGTGATCAATAAAAACGGCTGGCGGGTGACCGACGTCGACGGCACTGTGGTCGAAAAATCGATCAACACGATCGAGTGGGATCCCGAGGAGACGGGCAAAAGCGGCTACGACCATTACATGCTGAAAGAGATCCACGAACAGCCGCGCGCACTGCGCCAGTGTCTTCAGGGACGAGTCGATGAACTCGGTGGAGAAGTGCTTCTCGACGAACTCGGTGCGCTCGATCCGGACACCGTCCAGTTCGTCGCGTGTGGAACGTCCTATCACGCCGCGTTGTACGGCGCACAGCTGTTCCGGTCGATCGGAATCCCTGCCCAAGCGTTCATCGCGAGCGAGTACGCCACCAGCGTTCCACCCATCGAGAACGATCTGGTCATCGGCGTCACCCAGAGCGGTGAAACCGCTGACACACTGAGCGCGCTTCGGGAAGCCCGCCATCGCGGTGCGAAAACCCTCGCGGTCACGAACGTCGTCGGATCGACGGCGGCACGTGAGTGTGACGAGGCGCTGTACATCCGTGCCGGACCGGAAATCGGTGTCGCAGCGACCAAAACGTTCGCCTCACAGCTGATCACGCTCTCGTTGCTAACGCTCCATCTGAACGGATCGGAGGACGACCGCGACGTCATCGCTGGCCTGCGTGATCTCCCGAGCAACGTTCAGGCCATTCTCGACGACACGAACGCCCGAGAGATCGCAGAGGAATACCACGATTCGGACGCCTACTTCTTCATCGGCCGTGGGCTGCATCATCCGGTCGCGCTCGAAGGCGCATTGAAGTTCAAGGAGATCAGCTACGAACACGCCGAAGGGTTCCCCGCCGGAGAACTCAAACACGGACCGCTCGCGCTCGTCACTGAAAACACGCCCGTGTTCGCCGTGGTCACCGGCGACGGTGAGCAAGCCCGGAAAACGATCGGCAACGTCAAGGAAGTCGAAGCCCGCGACGCACCGGTGATCGCTGTCACCGACGGCGCATCCGATGTCGAACGCTACGCCGATCACGTCCTCGAAATCCCCGAGAGCACACCGCGGACCGCCGCGTTGCTAGCGAACGTCCAGCTCCAACTCGTCTCCTACCACGCCGCCGCGTTGCTCGACCGACCCATCGACAAACCCCGGAACCTCGCCAAAAGCGTCACTGTCGAGTGA
- a CDS encoding APC family permease, which yields MGNKFGLSETVSMMVGGVVGGGIYAALGVVVSIAGPAAWTAYLFAGLIALCAGYSYIHLNRNLDDDGASVTFIESYWGNATVAGMVGWTLLIGYIGTMAMYGYAFGAFSQHMLPVARVMGIQLRPVLSTLVVLVFIGLNLLGVRETGIAEDVLVVLKVAIILVFGFWGVWFAAQQRSLTLGTTDPGFSPLIGAAVTFVSYEGWQLLFYDQEMIEDSNETLGTATYVALSVAVLIYVLVAITTTNLLPQQVVKNQADVALMIAAGEFMPPVGVALVGLSALFSTASAINATLFSSALYAKNMLTDGLLPDQFGDADKSGAPARTVLIIGGLTILFTIYGSLEGITSFASLSFIVVFGAMNFLAVRERESLDANRYVPIVGFVGSLVFLPSMVYYLYTKEHAVFNAVVLLATAVLAVEILYFERESIEDGLRTAKKKL from the coding sequence ATGGGCAATAAATTCGGCCTCAGCGAGACGGTCTCGATGATGGTCGGAGGGGTCGTCGGCGGTGGGATCTACGCCGCCCTCGGCGTCGTCGTGTCGATCGCCGGGCCGGCAGCGTGGACTGCCTACCTCTTCGCCGGTCTCATCGCCCTCTGTGCGGGATACTCCTACATCCATCTGAACCGGAATCTGGACGATGACGGCGCTTCGGTCACCTTCATCGAATCCTACTGGGGGAACGCCACCGTGGCCGGAATGGTCGGCTGGACTCTCCTCATCGGATACATCGGCACGATGGCGATGTACGGCTACGCGTTCGGTGCTTTCAGCCAGCACATGCTCCCTGTAGCGCGCGTCATGGGGATTCAGCTACGACCCGTTCTCTCGACGCTGGTCGTCCTGGTTTTCATTGGGCTGAACCTCCTTGGTGTGCGGGAGACGGGTATCGCGGAGGACGTTCTCGTCGTGTTGAAGGTGGCGATCATCCTCGTCTTCGGCTTTTGGGGTGTCTGGTTCGCCGCTCAGCAACGGTCGCTTACCCTGGGAACCACCGATCCCGGATTCAGCCCCCTGATCGGGGCTGCCGTCACCTTCGTCTCCTACGAAGGGTGGCAACTGTTGTTCTACGATCAGGAGATGATCGAAGATTCAAACGAGACGCTCGGAACAGCCACGTACGTCGCGTTGTCGGTCGCCGTCCTCATCTACGTGCTGGTCGCGATCACAACGACGAATCTCCTCCCCCAGCAGGTCGTGAAAAACCAGGCCGATGTCGCATTGATGATCGCCGCCGGGGAGTTCATGCCGCCAGTCGGGGTGGCCCTGGTCGGCCTCTCGGCCCTCTTTTCGACGGCTAGCGCGATCAACGCGACGCTGTTCAGCAGTGCACTCTACGCAAAGAACATGTTGACCGATGGGTTGTTACCGGACCAGTTCGGCGACGCGGACAAGAGCGGTGCCCCGGCGCGGACGGTGCTCATCATCGGCGGTCTCACCATTCTTTTCACCATCTACGGGAGTCTCGAAGGTATCACCTCCTTCGCCTCGCTTTCGTTTATCGTGGTGTTCGGTGCCATGAACTTCCTCGCGGTTCGAGAGCGGGAATCCCTCGATGCCAACCGGTACGTTCCGATAGTCGGGTTCGTCGGCTCGCTCGTCTTCCTCCCCTCCATGGTGTATTACCTGTACACGAAAGAACACGCGGTGTTCAACGCGGTCGTTCTCCTCGCAACCGCCGTGCTTGCGGTAGAAATCCTCTACTTCGAGCGAGAATCGATTGAGGACGGACTCCGAACCGCCAAGAAGAAACTGTGA
- a CDS encoding anthranilate phosphoribosyltransferase, which translates to MVESTRGEWPLKRLMTEIIGSGPKSTEDMTREQAMEAFRRILNGTPDPTTLGAFWLANRWKRNTPKELAAYIDVMAEESVSFGVPSCDPLDCGANYDGKNTSALLGVGAGVVAGAAGTPVVVHSGERVPTQKACAYKHVLEELGVRTAFCPEESAAMTDDIGFGFYYQPHANPAVHALGDRREQMGVRTFVNTIETLANPARANAHLGSFYHLPYAKRIIDTFAASEQYDVDRIVMFQGMEGYDDIRPGSTKVAVSTDGELEDFEIETAEYGMDMTSDDLAVPDVAADSARITEAVLTGDRTDEFADAIALNAALRIYARDDADTIDEGLVMAREAIDDGRAAETLEMLKAF; encoded by the coding sequence ATGGTTGAATCAACACGCGGAGAGTGGCCGCTCAAACGACTCATGACGGAAATAATCGGATCGGGTCCCAAGTCGACGGAGGATATGACCAGAGAACAGGCCATGGAGGCGTTCCGTCGCATCCTCAATGGCACCCCGGATCCGACGACGTTGGGCGCGTTCTGGTTGGCCAACCGATGGAAACGGAACACGCCCAAAGAGCTTGCGGCCTACATCGACGTGATGGCTGAGGAATCGGTCTCGTTCGGAGTCCCTTCTTGTGACCCACTCGACTGTGGCGCGAACTACGACGGGAAAAACACCTCGGCGCTGCTCGGCGTCGGCGCGGGTGTCGTCGCTGGCGCGGCGGGGACGCCAGTCGTCGTCCACAGCGGAGAGCGCGTCCCGACACAGAAGGCGTGTGCCTACAAGCACGTGCTCGAAGAACTCGGCGTACGAACGGCGTTCTGCCCCGAAGAGAGCGCCGCGATGACCGACGACATCGGCTTTGGATTCTACTATCAGCCCCACGCCAACCCCGCCGTGCACGCCCTTGGCGATCGGCGCGAGCAGATGGGCGTTCGAACGTTCGTCAACACGATCGAAACGCTCGCCAACCCCGCGCGCGCGAACGCCCATCTCGGGAGTTTCTACCATCTTCCCTACGCCAAACGCATCATCGACACGTTCGCCGCCAGCGAACAGTACGACGTCGATCGGATCGTCATGTTCCAAGGGATGGAGGGGTACGACGATATTCGGCCCGGTTCGACCAAAGTGGCCGTCTCGACCGACGGCGAACTCGAAGATTTCGAGATCGAAACCGCTGAGTACGGGATGGACATGACCAGCGACGATCTCGCCGTTCCGGATGTCGCTGCCGACTCCGCCCGGATCACCGAAGCAGTGTTGACCGGCGATCGCACCGACGAGTTCGCCGATGCGATCGCGCTCAACGCCGCGCTCAGGATCTACGCCCGCGATGACGCTGACACCATCGATGAAGGACTCGTCATGGCCCGTGAGGCGATCGACGACGGACGTGCCGCGGAGACCCTGGAGATGCTCAAAGCGTTCTGA
- the mutS gene encoding DNA mismatch repair protein MutS, with protein sequence MQGTGAPAKMAENREDLTPMMSQYFELCAEFDESLVLFQVGDFYETFCEAAQISARLLEITLTKREDSSGSYPMSGIPIDNAASYIETLLDAGYRVAIADQVQDPSEASGVVDRAVTRVITPGTVLDEELLADESNNYLACLTGPTDAGSSTHAVAFLDLSTGEFRVTSGEQTTVQDELDRLDPSEVITGPETGAFTIAGMETTFRERAFDIGAAEERVGAYVPSPDAVLDSTTECRACGALLAYAEYTQGETTGGLDYITRITRYEPAASMRLDATALEGLELFENRDGGDEHTLLGVLDETACALGRRTLTHWLRRPLLDRTAIKRRHNAVEELCDRSLLRDELRELLYDVYDIERLITRVSRGRANARDLRSLKSTLDVVPELKEVLADAERTPLVERREALDELGDVRNLIDRAIRSEPPIEVTEGDVIREGYDEELDALRATERDGREWVADLEAHERERTGIDSLKVGYNEVHGYYIEVTNPNLDRVPEEYTRRQTLKNAERFYTPELKRREDEIIGAAERADELEYQLFTRIRSEIAEEAERVQHVASVLAELDVLATLAYVACERGYTRPTLIDDGTGIDIDAGRHPVVETTQPSFVPNDTDLTDERIAVITGPNMSGKSTYMRQVALVVVLAQMGSFVPADEARLPVIDRVFTRVGASDDIAGGQSTFMREMTELSDILHDATERSLVLLDEVGRGTSTADGRAIAWAVTEFIHDEIDAMTLFATHYHDLTAIADRRSDVMNLHFTVDRSGEEMTFLHTAVPGASEASYGVEVARLAGVPEPVIERSRTLLSEGIPRSQRQSQDTDTERIERSNGHDRQSTITETDRDSPVRTLTSSENGHGSEETLQRIESDIRELSIADMTPLEALTRLNDFQRRIDDSR encoded by the coding sequence ATGCAAGGGACGGGAGCGCCAGCGAAGATGGCCGAGAATCGGGAGGATCTCACCCCGATGATGAGCCAGTATTTCGAGCTGTGTGCCGAGTTCGATGAGTCGCTCGTGTTGTTTCAGGTCGGTGATTTCTACGAGACGTTCTGTGAGGCCGCCCAGATCAGCGCGCGGCTGTTAGAGATCACGCTCACCAAACGGGAGGACTCCTCGGGATCGTACCCAATGTCGGGGATCCCGATCGACAACGCAGCCTCTTACATCGAGACGCTGCTCGATGCTGGCTACCGGGTCGCCATCGCGGATCAGGTCCAAGACCCCTCCGAAGCGTCGGGCGTGGTCGATCGGGCGGTCACGCGGGTCATCACGCCGGGAACGGTGCTAGATGAGGAACTGCTCGCCGACGAATCGAACAACTACCTCGCCTGTCTGACCGGGCCGACCGACGCCGGTTCGTCGACGCACGCCGTGGCGTTTCTAGATCTCTCGACCGGCGAGTTCCGGGTCACGAGTGGGGAGCAGACCACGGTGCAAGACGAACTCGACCGCCTCGATCCGTCGGAAGTGATCACGGGACCTGAGACCGGGGCGTTCACCATCGCAGGGATGGAAACGACGTTTCGTGAACGGGCGTTCGATATCGGCGCTGCCGAGGAGCGCGTCGGGGCGTACGTTCCATCGCCAGATGCTGTGCTCGATTCGACGACCGAATGTCGGGCGTGTGGCGCGTTGCTCGCGTACGCGGAGTACACCCAAGGCGAGACTACGGGCGGGCTCGATTACATCACGCGGATCACTCGCTACGAGCCGGCGGCGTCGATGCGGCTGGACGCGACTGCGCTGGAGGGACTCGAGTTGTTCGAAAACCGCGACGGCGGCGACGAACACACTTTGCTGGGCGTATTGGATGAAACCGCGTGTGCGCTCGGGCGGCGAACCCTTACCCATTGGCTGCGCCGTCCGCTGCTCGATCGCACGGCCATCAAGCGCCGACACAACGCCGTCGAAGAGCTGTGCGATCGGTCGTTGCTCAGAGACGAGTTGCGAGAGTTGCTGTACGACGTGTACGACATCGAGCGGCTGATCACCCGCGTGTCGCGCGGCCGGGCGAACGCCCGCGATCTCCGATCGCTCAAATCGACACTGGACGTGGTGCCGGAACTCAAAGAAGTGCTTGCGGACGCAGAACGCACCCCGCTCGTCGAACGTCGTGAGGCACTCGACGAGCTCGGTGACGTTCGGAACCTCATCGACCGAGCTATTCGATCGGAGCCACCGATCGAAGTGACCGAGGGCGACGTTATTCGGGAGGGGTACGACGAGGAACTCGACGCGCTACGGGCGACCGAGCGCGACGGTCGGGAATGGGTGGCCGATCTCGAAGCCCACGAGCGGGAACGCACCGGCATCGATTCGTTGAAAGTCGGATACAACGAGGTACACGGCTACTACATCGAAGTCACGAACCCCAATCTCGATCGGGTCCCCGAAGAGTACACCCGCCGACAGACGCTGAAAAACGCAGAGCGCTTCTACACGCCAGAACTCAAACGACGAGAAGACGAGATCATCGGCGCAGCCGAGCGCGCCGACGAGTTGGAATACCAGCTGTTCACCCGTATCCGGTCGGAGATCGCCGAGGAGGCCGAACGCGTCCAACACGTGGCATCAGTGCTCGCGGAGCTCGACGTGCTCGCCACGCTCGCATATGTCGCGTGCGAGCGCGGCTACACCCGGCCCACGCTCATCGACGATGGGACTGGTATCGACATCGACGCCGGTCGCCACCCCGTTGTGGAGACGACCCAACCGTCGTTCGTTCCGAACGACACCGATCTTACCGACGAACGGATCGCCGTCATCACTGGTCCGAACATGAGCGGCAAATCCACGTATATGCGTCAGGTTGCGCTCGTCGTTGTCCTCGCGCAGATGGGGAGTTTCGTACCCGCCGACGAAGCGCGACTGCCCGTGATCGACCGTGTGTTCACCCGCGTCGGCGCGAGCGACGACATTGCTGGGGGACAGTCGACGTTCATGCGCGAGATGACCGAGCTGTCCGATATCCTCCACGACGCGACCGAGCGCTCGCTCGTGTTGCTCGATGAGGTCGGTCGGGGGACGAGCACCGCCGATGGGCGTGCGATCGCGTGGGCCGTCACCGAGTTCATCCACGACGAGATCGACGCGATGACTCTCTTTGCCACACACTATCACGACCTCACGGCGATCGCCGACCGTCGATCGGACGTGATGAATCTCCATTTCACCGTCGACCGGAGCGGCGAAGAGATGACGTTTCTGCATACGGCGGTCCCGGGGGCGTCGGAAGCTTCCTATGGGGTCGAGGTAGCGCGGCTCGCAGGAGTCCCAGAGCCAGTGATCGAACGGTCGCGGACACTGCTTTCGGAGGGCATTCCACGGAGCCAACGCCAGTCCCAAGACACGGACACCGAGCGCATAGAGCGGTCTAACGGCCACGATCGGCAGTCCACGATCACGGAGACCGACAGAGATTCCCCTGTTCGTACCCTCACTTCGAGTGAGAACGGACATGGTTCGGAAGAGACACTACAGCGGATCGAATCGGACATTCGTGAGCTTTCGATCGCGGATATGACGCCACTCGAAGCGCTCACGAGGCTCAACGATTTCCAGCGGCGAATCGATGACAGTCGTTAG
- a CDS encoding NUDIX hydrolase, translated as MSDDRAYVCNVEGAVSNGSAYLLGMRSHEEEHAAGELSLIGGTVDAETDGDVLQATVRREIREETTVEVGEMAYVESHQFHTDDGTPVVNVVFLCQYESGTAVAAEPEEIASVQWMSAKEITSHPDTQPWTRRSVEKAERRRLELGW; from the coding sequence ATGAGCGACGATCGGGCGTACGTTTGCAACGTCGAGGGAGCCGTGAGCAACGGCAGCGCGTATCTCCTCGGAATGCGCTCCCACGAGGAAGAGCATGCCGCCGGCGAACTCAGTTTGATCGGCGGCACGGTCGACGCCGAGACCGACGGCGACGTTTTACAGGCGACCGTTCGCCGGGAAATCAGAGAGGAAACGACAGTCGAGGTGGGGGAGATGGCCTACGTCGAGAGCCACCAGTTTCACACCGACGACGGCACGCCGGTGGTGAACGTCGTCTTTCTCTGTCAGTACGAGAGCGGCACAGCGGTCGCCGCCGAACCCGAGGAAATCGCGTCGGTACAGTGGATGTCGGCCAAGGAGATCACGAGCCACCCGGACACACAGCCGTGGACGCGCCGAAGCGTCGAAAAAGCCGAACGACGACGGCTCGAACTCGGATGGTAG